The Geminocystis sp. NIES-3708 genomic sequence GGTAATTCTGCCAGACGAAAAATAACTTCTTCGGGAAGGTTATCTGGATCAATGAATTTCAAAAGAGTATCAGTAATGACAATACTTGAGGCTTCATCTAAAATAGCTGGACTGTTTATTATTCCGACTCCCTGATTATTTTCTTCAGTGGGGGGCTGAGTTGGACCACGATCAGGGAAAGTTTCTCCTCCTTCACCGAAACCTCTTTCCGTATTATCTTCTACGGTTATGGGAAAAGTAATTGTTTCCAGTGTAGCTCCATCATAAATACCTCCTTCCCGTACAACAGGATAGGATGTAATTTCACTATCTCTTACTTGAAAACTAAAACTATCATTAAATATTCCTGTACCACTTTCAAAGAAACGATAGCTAATAATACCGTTATTAATATCTGCTTGGGTAAATGTTGCCCCCACTAACAACCGTTTTTTCGTTCCATTATCGTCATAAAGTAGATAACCATTATTCGGTATATCAGTAAGAGTGTAAGTCAATTGACTAATACTCGAATCTGGATCATCTACTTGTAGCATTGCACTGTCAACTGTGATTTCTCTACCAGTATTTATATCTAAAGATGTCCCAGTATTATTAACTAGAAAAGGATCATCATTGTTGGGGATAATATTAAGACTAATGGTGCTGACTGTAGTAGCAGAAAATCCTGTACCGCCACCATCATCAATGATTTCGACATTAAAGCTATCATTCCCAATTGGTTCGTTACCATTATGATCATAAGTGATGGCATCTGTTGATGAAACCATTAAACCGCCCATAGGAATGGAGATTATCTCGATACCATTAACTTTTAATTTACCTTGGGTGGGCAAAGTGAGAATTTTAATGTCATGGGGAATACCCACTGCTTGATCGGGATCTGATATAGTTATGGGAACAATAACCCCTGTTTGTCCTTCATAAAGGGTTTCTTCCCCTTCCGCACTAGGATCTTGATTGACAGGATTAATGGTTATAGGAATGGGGGTAAGGGCGATCAAACCTCCTGCACCATCTTCTGCAGTAATATTAAAACTATCAGAAGATTGAATTAAAACTTGGTTGCCACTATGGACATATTGTAATTGAGGAATTTGATCGGCGGACAAAGTTGAACCTACCACAACCTGACGACCATTAAAAGTAAGAATACCTTTAGTAGGAAGACTAGCAATTTTGATGATTAACTGTTGATCTACGTTATCAATATCTGCTAAATTAAAATTTCCACTATTACTAAAAGTTCCTGAGCCTCCCTCATTGACAATTAAAGAAACTGGGTTAATCGTCGGAATATCGTTAATAGGAGTTATACTACCAAAAAGTAAAACTTGGTTACTACTATTACTATAAATTGCTGTACCGTCAATGGTGTTGACATCCAATGTCGTTCCTGTGACTACTTCCCCAGAAGAATTATCGAGAAGACGGGCTGTTAATTTCCCAATATTACCGTTAAAATTCGGAGTATTAATGAGAAAGCGAATTAGAGTATCTTTATTGAGTACTAAAGCATTAGTAGGAATAAGAGTTGTAGAAATATTTGTCCAAGTTGTGCCATTAGTAGAATATTGCCACGTGCCATTAACTGTGGCTTCATTTTGAACAATCGCAACTCCTGCAAATTGATTAGATGTACTTAAACCGCCAATTAAATTTTGAGCATCAGCAGTATCAAGAAAACCTGTAGCGAATAGTGTGCTTACCGTTGCTGTACCAGAATTAGCTGTATCTTCTTGTGCTAAAAGTATTAAATCTGGTTTGGTAACATCTCTAGTCGGGGCATCATTGATGGGGGTAACACTGGTTTTTAATTGAACAGTATTGTTTTCATCACTATAAGCAGTTGTACCACCACTAACAACATTGGCAAAGTCAAGGGTTGAACCAGAAATCACCGCACCACTAGAATCATCTATTAAACGGGAGGTAAGACTTCCCACGTTGCCATTATAATTAAGGGCAGGAACAAAACGAATAAACGTATTAGCAGATAAAACTAAGGCATTATTATTACTAAGATTAAAAGGAATAGAATTCCATGTTGACCCATTATTAGACCATTCCCAAGTACCTTCACTAGCAACAGCATTATTTTTGACAATAGCAATCCCTGCTAAATTATTTTGATTACTACCACCAAAAAAGCTATAACTATCATTGAAGTCATCAAATTGAGAATTAAAAAGGCTGGAAATGCTTTGACCAGAAGGGTTAGAGTTATCTTCGTTTGTTGGTGTAAAGATAATTGGTTCGTCGGAAATTCGCAAAGGTGCATCATTGATACCTGTGACTGTAGTTGTTAAGGTAATTTCATTGTTAACATCACTATAAGGTGTTTTATCACCTGTGGCATTCAGATCACTTAGGTCAACTCGATTTCCTGAGATAATGCTGATAGAATCATCAACTAAACGAACAGTTAAAGGCTCAGGAGTACCATTAAAATTTTCAAAGGGAAGAAAACGAACTTTGGTATCTTTATTCAATAAAAGAGCATTGTTTAATGTTAATCCTGAAACAGTACCGCCAAACCCGATGAAAGTCTGCTCAATGGTAATCCAGTTAACTCCATCATTTGACCATTGCCAGTCCCCTTGAAAAAAACTAGCATCATTAGTAACCACTGCGACACCGCCAAAACTATCACCATCAAGATCACTAAATTTAGCACTAAAGATATTATTAATAGTATCTCCACTAATGGTATTTGGATTTTGATCTTCTACTGAAATTGGTGTTAAATTAGGTGCATTTATATTTCCGATGCGAGTAGGTGCATCATTGGTGGATATAACATTGATGTCAATAGTATCTGTCGTTGTAGAAAAAGCTGTATCATTACCATTCGTAGTAGTATCAGCTAAAGTTCCATTGAAGCCAGTAGTTTGATCCCATGCTCTAAATGTTAAACCATCAGTAATCGAACCATTGAAATTAGAAGTATTATTGACTACATAAATTCTAGTTACACCATCATCAGCTAATAGCAAAGCGGATGAATTACTTAAAGCACTGGCAATAGTCCAGTTCGTACCGTTATCCAGAGAATAATATAAAGTTATATCAGAAGATACATTAGTAATAGCAATGCTTTTTAATGAACTAACAGAATCTATATCAGAGATATTACCATTAAAGTCACTGATCAAGCTACCTACGGCACCTACAGGGATGTTATCTTCATCAACAGTTAAGTTTAGTGTGCTAGTGGAAATTAAATCAGGTGCATCATTAACAGGGGTAATTGAGAAGGAAACATTTTGATTTGTAGAATTAGAGCCATCATTGACATCAATATTTAAACTAGCTGAACCATTATAGTTATTGTCAGAGTCATAACTTAAAGTCGCTAAGGCATTATTAACATCTGATTCTAACCCTTGAAAGCTAATAGTATTTCCTGAAACAGAAACGTTACTCAAGTTTGTGGTTGAACCAATATTTATATTGCCATTCGTAGCAATTAAGGTAACTGTAAGAGTAGTTGAAGTGCCACTAATATTTATGGTTGTAAGATTTAAAAGACTATCTTCGTTGAAAATATATGAGAATGAATTGCTGTCGTTAATAGTGATAGTCATAATTTTTAAGATAAGAAAAAGCTAAGTATTTTTACGGAATAAATTAGTGTTTGTAAAGTTAATATAAAGTTTTTATAAAATTAATATAAAGTCATAGATAGTATATAAATAAAAGGTTTCTTGAATTTATAATTATTAATATAATAACAAATTAATACATGAATTAACTTATGAATAAAAACACATTTTAATTTTGTAAAAAAAATCTCTCCCCTAAAATTGGAAAGAGAAATAATATTTTAAATATTTATGGTCTATTTTTAATTACCTATAGAGTAGAAAAAATAGATGTATTTAATGGTGCAGTAGTGGTAGCAGTATAACGAAACTCAACAAAAGTATCATTATTAGCATCAAATCCCGTTTCACTATCATTGATAGCTAAGAAAGTTCTTGTGCCAAATTTCACTAATGCCGCTGAATCTGCACCTAAACTAATCAAGGCAGATGCTACAGCAGTATGTGTTAAAGATGTAATAGTAGTAGGAGTTGTATTAAAAGAGTTAATAAGGCGACTAGTTAATATCTTATCCCCTTGACTCACATTAAAGTCCATAATCAAGTCATACTCTCTCACGCTAGAAACAATCCCTAGGAAAGAATGGTTTAACTCACTATAATCAAACATATCCGCTCCTGTACCTCCAGTCAGAGTATCAGTACCGAAGCCACCATTCAGGTAATCATTTCCATTACCACCAGTCAAATTATCTGCCCCATCTCCTCCCAGTAATATATCTTGTCCATCTCCTCCTAGTAAAGCATCATCCCCATTACCAGCTATTAATATGTCATTTCCTGCCGCTGCATCAAGGCGATCATTGGCATCTCCCCCCATCATCAAATCATCGCCGTTATAGCCATAAAGAATATCATTTGAACCTTTACCATTGATAATGTCATTACCGCTAGTACCTTTAAGAATATCACTGCGTACTTGACCATTGAGATCTCCTAAGATAGGTGGACCATAGGGAATTGTACTACTGGTGACGTTCAAGTAAGCTGTTGCCGTATTAGAAGTACCGCCTTGGCCATCGGTGACAGTGAAAGAAGCAGCACGAATTCCTACCGTATTACTGGCTTGATAGGTAATATTTTGAATCAAAGTATTTCCTTCGGCGGGGGTAAGATCTTTGGTAAAGTTTATGGTTAAAGGTTTACCATTCGTACCATCATTGACAGCATCAATAGTTCCAATACCAGAGAGGAAAGAGGGATTAATACTTAAAGTGTCATTATTAGTACTGACACCGAAACCATCAAGAGAAATGGTTAATTGACCTCCTATTTTTAATCCTTGAACATCAGTGATAGTCGCCGCTAAAATATCTGTACCTGTAACTTGATCTATTTTTGTCGTTCCATTAGGGGCAACTGCAAATATATCTCCATCTAAGTCATTAATAATGGGAGGGGTATTTATTTTATTAATAGTAGTAGAAATCAAAATACTATCATTCGACCAACCACTTATAGGATTAATAATATCGCCACTAATATCTTTGCGATCACTGACGGTTGAACTAGCAGAAAATCCTAAACCATCAGAAAGATAAACTTCTAAATCTTGGTTCGTAGGAGTACCGTTAAATTGAGGATTCGGTAAAAAGCGAAGTTTCACCGTAGAATAATTGTTTAATACTAAAGCAGAGGAAGTAGAAAGTCCACTAGTAGGAATATCATTCCATAATTCATAGGCAAGAGTACTCGCTGAATATTGCCATTTACCTTGAGCTGGATCTGCATTATTCCCGACGATAGCAATACCCCGCAAAGGTGTTGATGAACTACCACCTAATACTTGGTCTTTTGAATCGTCATAGCTACTATTTAATAATGTAGGTAAGGGATTGAGAGGAGGATTAATATTATCTTGGTTAACTGGTGGTATTGTTACATTCGGATTCGCTACTGGGGCATCATTAACAGGAGTCACATTAATGCTGAAAGTTTTTGGTGTTGGATCTAAATTAATTCCGCCAGAACTTATACCCCCATTATCTTGTACTTGAAAAGTAAAGTTAGCATAAGCAGAACCAATACTATTACCGTCAAGAATAGGTGTAAATACTAAATTAGGAATATTTGCTACAGTAATCAAATCCCCAGAATTGATAGCACTACCATTTAATTCTAATGTACCAGCAGTTGGTAAAGTAGTGATTTTAACCGCACTAAAACTATTACCTTCTGTATCACTAAAGCCAAAGTCTAAGACATTAAAAGTATAGCTACTATCTTCAGTGATAGTCACAGTTTTATTTGTACCACTAGGTGGATCATTAACAGGGGTAATATTAATGGTGGTAGTAGCAAGATTACTATCCGCATTACCATCATTAACGATAACTGTTACACTTCTTGGGGTGGTATTCGGATTATTTGATGTGTTGTTGTATTGAATTTGAGCAATGGCAGTTTGATAGTTAGCTAAACTCGCACTACCCGTTAAAGTTAATACTCCCGTACTTGAATTATAACTACTAGCCGTAATTCCTGCAGGTAATGTGCCATTGATGATTAAACTTTCTACTCCATTACCATCAGGGCGATTGGTAAGGGTAATAGTCGCACTTTCAATGTTGGTATCATCAACATCCGTTATGGTTACATCTACATCTCCTATGGCTATGGGTGTTTGTTCGGTAAAAGTCGTATTATAATTAGCACCCGTTGCTCCACTACTATCATTCCCGTCTAAGTCTAAAGTCGGTGGGTCATTAACGGGAGTAATATTAATGGTGGTGATAGCAAGATTACTATTAGCGTTACCATCATTGACGATAACTGTTACACTTCTTGGGGTGGTATTAGGATTATTTGAACTGTTGTTATATTGAATTTGAGCAATGGCAGTTTGATAGTTTGCTAAAGTAGCACTACCGCTTAAAGTTAATACCCCTGTACTTGAATTATAACTACTAGCCGTAATTCCTGCAGGTAATGTGCCATTAACGATTAAACTTTCTACTCCATTACCATCAGGGCGATTGGTGAGGGTAATAGTCGCACTTTCAATGTTGGTATCATCGGCATCTGTGATGGTTACATCTACATCCCCGATGGCTATAGGTGTTCCTTCGGTAAAAGTCGTATTATAATCAGCACCTGTCGCTAAACTACTATCATTACCGTCTAAGTCTAAAGCGGGTGGGTCATTAATAATAGCTATACTAATAGTAGTGGTAGCAAGATTACTATCCGCATTACCATCATTGACGATAACTGTTACACTTCGTGGAGTAGTGCTAGGATTACTAGAACTATTGTTGTATTGAATTTGAGCAATGGCAGTTTGATAATTCGCCAAAGTAGCATTACCTGTTAAAGTTAATACTCCTGTAGCTGAATTATAGCTACTAGCTGTTATTCCTGTGGGTAATGTGCCATTGACGATTAAACTTTCTACTCCATTACCATCAGGGCGATTGGTGAGGGTAATAGTCGCACTTTCAATGTTGGTATCATCAACATCTGTGATGACGACATCTACATCTCCTATGGCTACAGCTCCTACCCCTGCAAAAGTCGTATTATAATCAGCACTCGTTGCTCCACTACTATTATTACCGTCTAAGTCTAAAGTTGGTGGGTCATTAACTGGGGTAATATTAATGGTGGTGGTGGCAAGATTACTATCCGCATTACCATCATTAACGATAACTGTTACACTTCTTGGGGTGGTATTAGGATTATCTGATGTGTTGTTATATTGAATCTGAGCAATAGCAGTTTGATAGTTTGCTAAAGTAGCACTACCTGTTAAAGTTAATACTCCCGTCGTTGAATTATAGCTACTAGCTGTTATTCCTGTGGGTAATGTGCCATTGACGATTAAACTTTCTACTCCATTACCATCAGGGCGATTGGTGAGGGTAATAGTCGCACTTTCAATGTTGGTATCATCAACATCTGTGATGGTTACATCTAGATCCCCTATGGCTATGGGTGTTTGTTCGGTAAAAGTCGTATTATAATTGGCACCCGTTGCTCCACTACTATTATTACCGTCTAAGTCTAAAGTTGGTGGGTCATTAACTGGGGTAATATTAATGGTGGTGGTGGCAAGATTACTATCCGCATTACCATCATTAACTGTAACTGTTACACTTCTTGGGGTGGTATTAGGATTATCTGATGTGTTGTTATATTGAATCTGAGCAATAGCAGTTTGATAGTTTGCTAAAGTAGCACTACCTGTTAAAGTTAATACCCCTGTGCTTGAGTCATAACTACTAGCTGTAATTCCTGTGGGTAATGTGCCATTAACGATTAAACTTTCTACTCCATTACCATCAGGGCGATTGGTGAGGGTAATAGTCGCACTTTCAATGTTGGTATCATCAACATCTGTGATGACAACATCTACATCTCCTATGGCTATGGGTGTTTGTTCGGTAAAAGTCGTATTATAATTGGCACCCGTTGCCCCACTACTATTATTACCGTCTAAGTCTAAAGTCGGTGGGTTATTAACGGGGGTAATATTAATGGTGGTGGTCGCAATATTACTATCATTTTCACCATCACTTACCGTGACATCAACAGTACGAGGAGTACTATTAAGATTAGCAGATGTATTATTGTAAACAACTTGTGATAATGCCGTTTGATAATTGGCTAAGGTAGCACTACCCGTTAAAGTCAATACTCCCGTAGCTGAATTGTAACCACTAGCCGTTATTCCTAAGGGCAATGTACCATTAATGCTTAAACTTTCTAATGCACCATCTAGGGGATTAGTCAGCACAATTCTGGCATTGGTGATGATTGTACTATCAAGATCAGTAATTAGATCGTCAGTATCTGCGATCGCTACATTGGTAGATGAGTTTTCTATGAATGTAGTTGTATAATTAAATCCGAGAGTACCACCATCTAAATCTAATACAGGAGGGTCATTTACTGGGTTAACATCTACGGTAAAGGTTGCTGTATTACTATCAAGTGTTCCATCGTTGACTATTGCCGTGAATACTCGGTTGGCATCAGTGGGGTTTTCACTCGTATTGTTGTAACGTAATGCTTCTAGGATTGCTTCAGTTTCAGCTTTAGTAAGATTGCCTGAATTTTTGGCAAAGTTTAGGGTTCTTATCGTACCATTGTCTGTAACGTTTAGGGTGTAAGTAACACCTCCTACTCCAGTAATAGTATATGTATTATTGGTATTGAGGGCAATCGTTCCTCCTGAAGTAGCACCATTAATTAATAGTTGTTCTGATGCTCCATTAGTAATCTGGGCAAGGGGGATAGTAATTCTGAGGAATGCGATCGTATCTGTGTCATCGGTTATGGGAGTGCCAGTTGCATCTTTAGTAAATGCTACTCCTGTATCTCCTTCATTGAAGGTAGCAGTATTATTAACCGTGCCGTTGTTAGTGGTATCTAAATCTAAAGTAGGAGGAATATTCCCTGCTGAAGGAACACTGATAGTATCTCCACTGGTATCTGTGGCATCATCATTATCAACATAACTAGCAGTTAAAACTGTACCTGCTGTTAGGCTGATAAATTGACCTGTATTCCCACTATTAGCATTTGTCAGTGCCGCTTCAAATATACCTGTATTAACGCCAGTTTCGGTTAAGGTAAAAGTAACTCCATTAACAACTGATTGTATGGTCTCTATGGTAGTGTCGTTTTGATTTTCGTCTAAATCTGTTACTCGTAGAAAAGCATTAGCTCCTACAGCGTATTGAGTACCAGCATCAGCACCCAGTAAACCAGTAATAAACTGAGTAACAGAAGGTGTACCTAAGTCAAGGGCTGTGATGTCAAATGTAGAAGTAGCGGTATCAAATATATTGCCTTCATAACCCTCATTAGCTTTTACTGTGACACTATAAGTTCCTGTATTTAAAACAGTTTTCCAAGGATATTCATAAATTTTGAAAGCACCATTATTATTGGTATCAACAACATAAGTATTATCAAGACTTAAGTTAAGATCGCCAGTAGTACCTGGTCCATCAATGGTTAAGTTTAAACTGGTAATGTCATAATCGCCGAAAGGATCACTAACTTTTACTCGCAGATAAACTGTTCCACCTGCATCAATGGAGGGGATAAAACTACCATCATTGCTAGTATTTGCATCATTACTAAAGGCACTATTATAAAAGCCAATATTTTGAACTCCATTACTACCATCGCTATCTACGTCAACAATATCGATGACGGTGGTAGTGGGTAATTCTATGCGAGAGGGGGTAGTTGCACTGTCATAGTCAGCTTTAAAACTTAATCCACTTTGATTATTGGTGACTAATAATTGAACTTTTTGCCCTGCAGGAATGGTGACATTACCAGAAGAAGGCGTTCCTGTCCAAGTAATATATCCTGTTGTACCAGTTAGGGACGTATAGCTCTGGAAAGTTAAAGGAACAACAGTATTACCAGTACCACTCGCACCATAAGTTAGAGCCGCCGTAACCTGATTAGAAGGAGTTCCACCAGAAAGCCCACTGATATAAGTTACGACATTGATTGTGCCACCATTGGGGATAATAAATGTATCCGCCATAGGGATAGATTGAGTGAAAGTTGTCGTAGGGGTAGCAGAAAATGTACCCTGAACCTGAATGTCGTCAATGAAGAAATTTTCATTTCCTTGACTACCTGTTGAGGCAACACGGAATCTTATTCTGAAATTAGCATTTAGGGCACCTGCTGGAATTGAATAACTTTTATTGCCATTTGCGTCGCCAGAGTCTAATGTATCGAGTAAAGACCAAGAGCTTCCGTTGTAAACTTCAACAGCAAGTGTGGGATTCGTACCATTAACAGAGGCTTTATTGTAGAAAAAAGAAAGGGTTGCTGAAGTAGCACCATTCAAATCAGCAGCACGAGATGCTCCTCTATTTGAAACTGCTGCTGGACTACTAGTTGTATCAGCCGTAATTAGCAAAGAGTTTCCTGAACCCCCAGAACTATTGCCAGAATTAACAACTTGGATTGATCCACCATTAGCAGCGGCATTAGAGTCGTTTACACCACCTGTACCTGGACTTGCAATCTGATCTGTCCAATCTGAAGTCCATGCTTGAGTACCACTGGAGCCACTGTAAGAAACAGTGCCAAAACTATCCCTATACGTTTTAGTAGAGACTGCACTTAAATTCACCGTGCTATCAATGTCGGGGTTATCAGTTGTATGAGGTGCTTTAGTAGGATCAATACGATCTAAATCGCCACTAGAGTCACCAGAGGCACCGTCATCAGAAAGGTAGAGAATCTTAGTTTTCGAGGGAACAACTACCGTACCTGTGGCTGTGTTGGCAAGACCTGTATTGATATTATTATCATCACCATTGGGAATACCAGGGAAGGAAGGATTATCAAACACAGCCCCAAAAATAGGATCTATATAGTCAACTTTAAGGCTATGACCTCCTACCATATAAAGAATACCACTATTATTACCGTTATTAGTATTATTGGTAGAGGTAGGAAGAGGTGCTCGAAAAATACCAGAACTAAAAGTTGTTTCTGTGAGGGTAACAGTTTCCAGTTCTCCTGTGGTAGTGTTAGTAACAGTTACCGTTAAAGTATCTAAGGTATTTAGTACATTATCATTACTGTTATCTTTTAGATCTCGATAAGTATTAAGATCACCATCAACAACTTGAAGATAGATAATGCCATTTTCCTGATAACTTGTCACAGAACTACCATAACTAGAATCACGGAAAGATACTTCACCATCAACGTTAGGCACACTTACAGGGGTATTGTTGTTAACATCTTTTGTAATGGCATCTCCTCCCCCCGAAGGATCTCCTGTTAGTTTGGCAGAATTGGTGATAGTCAGATTAGCATCCGTTAAGTTTTTGTTAACAT encodes the following:
- a CDS encoding bluetail domain-containing putative surface protein yields the protein MTNSTIFNHDHLLNNSVELLIPIESLIRDQLLNWFGKEDYLTSLAIPFSANVDTTKWTENAETLQQSILNGSYNIRLEIRSNNELGGALGAYSATGTTGKPTIYLNGDWLQTASFQEIQAVLLEELGHDFDNYINNGADSQGDEGEIFANLILNKPFNIKTLQEQNDHQLLTIDNVAIAVENAVWGPANIAQTFFIPIKESDERTSLAAVGGSGVGTTLTTIISTVVTSNGTIIVYDHWEDGYETDINFPTQATTQIWGDGNLTNGSAPGDVDDLLTAGQVITLKNDVVLANVGGLNSNGTNKPYYDGRDKIGATKAIAITRAGWAINPGTVLAGAVNVYDVGNAGISYTIPIGQNVITSNPDSAANRLFEYTSLHIVATENNTRVKIDRDGNGSVDITVTLNQGETYLVSGGVLAGATVNSEDSLGTTTKRPITVYSIAGDVGSSYENRWFAITPKEQWSNSYYAPVGTTLAIDPVFVFLYNPSTTSPITVYYDTQGTSGSSIVVPANTTKYVQMPNSGAHFYTTDGAKFFAVSTIDSDATNNQTHDWSYSLVPESYLTDRFVVAWGPGNNNADPKTALNGSPVWVTAPKATTLYIDLDGDGWILDGLGKPDYTQSNARNVKYNIQALESYRITDSLDFDQSGISVFTIDGTLITGAWGEDPAVAGPGNPYLDMGTTVLPFPDYVFKKTSKEASQATYGTGVSNDNNLINLNEQVEYTISVTNRAVIDLFNINIKDSINPTDSAIYVPNSANLTIYNPDGTILLSNTDLDGLTNLFPLDQATGGYTITDTDTTLAGNQGLLRGYQAVIKYRVTVRGDVNKNLTDANLTITNSAKLTGDPSGGGDAITKDVNNNTPVSVPNVDGEVSFRDSSYGSSVTSYQENGIIYLQVVDGDLNTYRDLKDNSNDNVLNTLDTLTVTVTNTTTGELETVTLTETTFSSGIFRAPLPTSTNNTNNGNNSGILYMVGGHSLKVDYIDPIFGAVFDNPSFPGIPNGDDNNINTGLANTATGTVVVPSKTKILYLSDDGASGDSSGDLDRIDPTKAPHTTDNPDIDSTVNLSAVSTKTYRDSFGTVSYSGSSGTQAWTSDWTDQIASPGTGGVNDSNAAANGGSIQVVNSGNSSGGSGNSLLITADTTSSPAAVSNRGASRAADLNGATSATLSFFYNKASVNGTNPTLAVEVYNGSSWSLLDTLDSGDANGNKSYSIPAGALNANFRIRFRVASTGSQGNENFFIDDIQVQGTFSATPTTTFTQSIPMADTFIIPNGGTINVVTYISGLSGGTPSNQVTAALTYGASGTGNTVVPLTFQSYTSLTGTTGYITWTGTPSSGNVTIPAGQKVQLLVTNNQSGLSFKADYDSATTPSRIELPTTTVIDIVDVDSDGSNGVQNIGFYNSAFSNDANTSNDGSFIPSIDAGGTVYLRVKVSDPFGDYDITSLNLTIDGPGTTGDLNLSLDNTYVVDTNNNGAFKIYEYPWKTVLNTGTYSVTVKANEGYEGNIFDTATSTFDITALDLGTPSVTQFITGLLGADAGTQYAVGANAFLRVTDLDENQNDTTIETIQSVVNGVTFTLTETGVNTGIFEAALTNANSGNTGQFISLTAGTVLTASYVDNDDATDTSGDTISVPSAGNIPPTLDLDTTNNGTVNNTATFNEGDTGVAFTKDATGTPITDDTDTIAFLRITIPLAQITNGASEQLLINGATSGGTIALNTNNTYTITGVGGVTYTLNVTDNGTIRTLNFAKNSGNLTKAETEAILEALRYNNTSENPTDANRVFTAIVNDGTLDSNTATFTVDVNPVNDPPVLDLDGGTLGFNYTTTFIENSSTNVAIADTDDLITDLDSTIITNARIVLTNPLDGALESLSINGTLPLGITASGYNSATGVLTLTGSATLANYQTALSQVVYNNTSANLNSTPRTVDVTVSDGENDSNIATTTINITPVNNPPTLDLDGNNSSGATGANYNTTFTEQTPIAIGDVDVVITDVDDTNIESATITLTNRPDGNGVESLIVNGTLPTGITASSYDSSTGVLTLTGSATLANYQTAIAQIQYNNTSDNPNTTPRSVTVTVNDGNADSNLATTTINITPVNDPPTLDLDGNNSSGATGANYNTTFTEQTPIAIGDLDVTITDVDDTNIESATITLTNRPDGNGVESLIVNGTLPTGITASSYNSTTGVLTLTGSATLANYQTAIAQIQYNNTSDNPNTTPRSVTVIVNDGNADSNLATTTINITPVNDPPTLDLDGNNSSGATSADYNTTFAGVGAVAIGDVDVVITDVDDTNIESATITLTNRPDGNGVESLIVNGTLPTGITASSYNSATGVLTLTGNATLANYQTAIAQIQYNNSSSNPSTTPRSVTVIVNDGNADSNLATTTISIAIINDPPALDLDGNDSSLATGADYNTTFTEGTPIAIGDVDVTITDADDTNIESATITLTNRPDGNGVESLIVNGTLPAGITASSYNSSTGVLTLSGSATLANYQTAIAQIQYNNSSNNPNTTPRSVTVIVNDGNANSNLAITTINITPVNDPPTLDLDGNDSSGATGANYNTTFTEQTPIAIGDVDVTITDVDDTNIESATITLTNRPDGNGVESLIINGTLPAGITASSYNSSTGVLTLTGSASLANYQTAIAQIQYNNTSNNPNTTPRSVTVIVNDGNADSNLATTTINITPVNDPPSGTNKTVTITEDSSYTFNVLDFGFSDTEGNSFSAVKITTLPTAGTLELNGSAINSGDLITVANIPNLVFTPILDGNSIGSAYANFTFQVQDNGGISSGGINLDPTPKTFSINVTPVNDAPVANPNVTIPPVNQDNINPPLNPLPTLLNSSYDDSKDQVLGGSSSTPLRGIAIVGNNADPAQGKWQYSASTLAYELWNDIPTSGLSTSSALVLNNYSTVKLRFLPNPQFNGTPTNQDLEVYLSDGLGFSASSTVSDRKDISGDIINPISGWSNDSILISTTINKINTPPIINDLDGDIFAVAPNGTTKIDQVTGTDILAATITDVQGLKIGGQLTISLDGFGVSTNNDTLSINPSFLSGIGTIDAVNDGTNGKPLTINFTKDLTPAEGNTLIQNITYQASNTVGIRAASFTVTDGQGGTSNTATAYLNVTSSTIPYGPPILGDLNGQVRSDILKGTSGNDIINGKGSNDILYGYNGDDLMMGGDANDRLDAAAGNDILIAGNGDDALLGGDGQDILLGGDGADNLTGGNGNDYLNGGFGTDTLTGGTGADMFDYSELNHSFLGIVSSVREYDLIMDFNVSQGDKILTSRLINSFNTTPTTITSLTHTAVASALISLGADSAALVKFGTRTFLAINDSETGFDANNDTFVEFRYTATTTAPLNTSIFSTL